From Salmo salar chromosome ssa04, Ssal_v3.1, whole genome shotgun sequence, one genomic window encodes:
- the LOC123742517 gene encoding secretory phospholipase A2 receptor: MGHSLFLLFFSGLSVLPSCLSHQFHFVNINKTWTEAQSYCRQNYTDLASIDDMADMNRLNKTIKAGLLTGPAWIGLYNTSWRWSLGDTELEREGFWDKKHGEINDQPDNDNNNEFCVWMRNGSWHDANCGEQQHFVCYDTNLTSMYILITEKKNWSEAQHYCRQNHTDLASVWNEAENNTIQKAIHNVIQEVVWIGLYREWRWSDQSGSTFRNWMTGEPNGADGERKHKELSVEVKFPSGKWNDHHCITEHPFFCYDDKLVLVSENKTWSEALWYCRERKMELVSAHNHSIQHWVQQRAKKASSPYVWLGLRYTCTLDFWFWVNGEESCFHNWADGEGYSTRKEQCGNTGAIERNGGKWVGLPETDKFNFICSKSDDY, translated from the exons ATGGGCcactctctgtttctcctgttcTTCTCAG GGCTGTCTGTCCTCCCCTCATGCCTCTCTCATCAGTTCCACTTTGTGAACATCAATAAAACCTGGACTGAAGCTCAGAGTTACTGCAGACAGAACTAcactgacctggcctccatagaCGACATGGCAGATATGAACAGGCTCAATAAAACAATAAAGGCTGGGTTATTAACTGGACCAGCCTGGATAGGGTTGTATAACACCAGCTGGAGGTGGTCTCTGGGAGACacagagttagagagggaggggtttTGGGACAAAAAGCACGGAGAAATCAACGACCAACcagataatgacaacaacaaTGAGTTCTGTGTGTGGATGCGAAATGGGTCATGGCATGATGCGAACTGTGGTGAACAACAACATTTTGTCTGCTATG ACACAAATCTCACTAGTATGTACATCCTCATCACTGAAAAGAAGAACTGGAGTGAGGCTCAGCACTACTGCAGACAGAACCATACGGACCTGGCCAGTGTGTGGAATGAAGCAGAGAATAACACCATACAGAAGGCCATACATAACGTCATACAG GAAGTGGTGTGGATCGGCCTGTATAGAGAGTGGAGGTGGTCTGACCAGAGCGGCTCAACCTTCAGAAACTGGATGACAGGCGAGCCAAACGGGGCAGATGGGGAAAGAAAGCACAAAGAGCTCTCTGTGGAAGTTAAGTTCCCATCTGGAAAGTGGAATGATCACCATTGTATCACTGAACATCCTTTTTTCTGCTATGAtg atAAGCTGGTCCTGGTCTCAGAGAACAAGACGTGGTCCGAAGCCCTGTGGTACTGCAGAGAACGGAAGATGGAACTGGTGTCTGCCCACAACCACAGCATCCAGCACTGGGTCCAACAGAGAGCCAAGAAGGCCTCCAGTCCCTACGTCTGGCTGGGCCTGAGGTACACCTGCACCCTGGACTTCTGGTTCTGGGTCAATGGAGAAGAGTCCTGCTTCCACAACTGGGCCGACGGGGAGGGTTACAGTACCAGGAAGGAGCAGTGTGGGAACACGGGGGCCATAGAGAGAAACGGGGGGAAGTGGGTCGGCCTGCCTGAGACCGACAAATTCAACTTCATCTGCAGCAAGAGTGATG